Below is a window of Oryza brachyantha chromosome 10, ObraRS2, whole genome shotgun sequence DNA.
AGGGgaaataaatttgattataaTACCATTTTGAGCGCATGTAGCTAAAAGACATGGAAGCAATCTCTGAGGATCTCTTACAGACATGCAATTGAACAGGAGAATCTGCAAGGGTCACAGACAGAGTGCTgtaagaaagaaagaaagaaagaaagaaagaaagaaagaacaatgatatgaacataaaaaaacagagagaaaaagaaagcccTCACTAGCTCACTGCAAGGCATACCTTCCTAGAATTGCTGCCAAAATGTGGCTGGTCCAAAGAGCCTGGTTGTTCTCCGTCCTTTTTTGTAACACAGGAAAACCACCTCGCACAAATTTCCATACTTTCTGGGCTATGTGCTCCATCCAAATAGAAAATTAGGGAACTGCTGTCTTTCGAGAGCATTTCAGGATCTGGAACAATCTGTGCTCGGCCTTGTAAACAAGCACTTGACAGCCCTTTGATGAATTGATCTGGCAATGTGATCTGCATTACTTGTTAGGATGACTATTCAACCTAACTTTCTTTACATGCCAGTTTGGAGTAGAGTACTTACAGAATGTTTCGCATGTAATATGTTGAAATGCCCCTGCCTTTGAAGCCAGGTATTAACCAATGCAACTGCAAGACCCGCATTCATGTATTGGTGTTCACCATGTAGCCCAAGAGGTTGATCACCTAACTGATGTGGATCCAAAGGCTGGACTACTTGGAGGGGAACCTTTAAAGAATTTAAGTTGCTTATatcaatggaaaaaaaacttttcatGGATACATTACAGAGTATAAGGCATGGTGGAAACCCCAAAAGAAACAATGAAGCACAGGATACATACACCCAATTCAGAAGCTCTGTGCTTCAGTACAGACATTGCCTCTTCTGGTTGTGGAACTGTATATGCTGGAACTCCTTTCTGCATTTAGAAAGGGACTCAGCAACAGACAAATTTAGCTGTGGAAGTAGTTAACTGAAGGAAATCAGAGCAAAAAAACATGTTACACTCTTATTTACTTAATAAACAGTGGAAAAGTAAATAGCACAAAACCTTTAATATTCCGGCCTTCTCCCCAGCAATTTCTCCGAGTGTATTTCCTGTTCATGGTCCAAAATGAACGCGTATAGCGTGAAGCGAGTTTTTATTGATGAGAGAGGTATTTCTTCCTTCAGTTTCATAACTAACCAAGAATCTCCATGTGATCATATCCAAGGGAAGATATTCCACAAACTACAGGTGCTTTGACCTGCAAAATGTGTCATACTCTTCAGGTTTTGTTCATGCTAAGATATTAACAGCAATCTCGGTGGGCCATAAtggaacaaaacaaacatgtgtttgacacaaaatccaaacaaatttGCACGTTTTACAGCTAAATCTAGATGGCAAGATAAACACTCTATAGTACTAAATACGACGTATATGCTCTATCTCCCATTCAACTTTGCTGTGGACTCTGCAATTATCAGCATTCGCACTAAAAGGTCAATATGAGAAGACAATCTTTAGTTTTGGTTGGCAATTATGTCGTGTAAATACATGATACTACAATTCATTATTTGACTGTAAAACAATGAGAAAAGATGTCGTGTACCACGTTTGTTGCATCATATCTCCCTCCCAAACCAACCTCAAGGACAGCTACATCCACCTGCTTAAaccagaaaacaaaaaaaatagttgctAAATAAAATTCTAGTAAAGTTGTTGGTGCAATTGTCAAATTCAACAAGTGCAGAATGCTCGTGTACCTAAAGATGATAATGCTTGTCAATAAACTTATCAGACAAGCAATCATTTCACAGTCCAATTTACTAATCGTGTGAAGTGCAGATAGTTGAAGTGAAGGGTGGTGAAAATATCATAGAACTAGCAGCCATTTAGATTGAATAAAGATCTGGCATAATATGAGCATATGACTTTTCTTTGAGAAACAATTCAGTTCAGTTTAGGTTGGGACAATGTCCATGAATATCCATTCTTTTGATGGTTGGTGTTGATGAAATCTTCAAAACTCATATAACTAGATTTACTACAAGATCAAAAAAGCTAGACAGCAGAAAGTATTGAATGTTACCTTCTCATCAGAAAATATCTTGAACGCTAGCAGCGCAAGGAACCTAAAATAGGCTGGCATTGGAATATCACCACCAGTACTATCCTGTAAAGCACAACAGATTAACTACAGTGAGTGtttcaaaacttatataaagaAACAATGCAGATTCAACAGTATTCCATAGTCAGTACATGCAACAGAATATGATGAATCCTTACTTTCAGTTTGTTCCAGCACCACCAGAAATATCTTACAAACTTTTCTTCCGAAATGTCCAACCTATGAACTCACAAGAGAAGAAATTAAGTGAGCACAAGAGTGCATAGTCATagcaataatcaaataagttATCAATAAAAGTATAAATCCCATACAATCTAATCATAAAAAGCTAaagatacaaaaaaaaatgaacaaataaaGATTGTAGTGTGGCAGATTGAAAGAATACCCATCAAGCCGAAATCTCTCACGAACATTCATCAAGTGTGGCGAAGTGAATAACCCAGTGCGGAAACCACAAGATCGAAGGATTGACTCAGCAAATGTGCAGGTTGAACCCTAAGCGATACCATGATAACAGATATTTCAGTGCTCTTAATGAAACTTTTCTTGAAACCTATTGAAATACAATTCTCTTTAGCACACTATGCAGTATCTATAAAATCCATCTAAAGGGTATCCTTAATATCCAATTGTTTACATCTATCAGGCATCATTACACTCAGTGACAATCAATACAAACAACTAGCAAACAAAAACACGTAAACCAAAATAGACAGCACTGAACTTAGTAATCAAGGAATCCTCATTTCCCAGGCAGGGAGAGCTCCATCAAGTATGCAAGTTTCTAGAGAAAAAGTGCAATCCAAGCTCATAATAATCCCACTTGATGCGCTGACGATTTGGAAATCCCTGGTGGGCTGGGCCTGAAAGACAAGTGTAGGCGGATTTCCACATCCTCGTCTTTATTTAAGACACAACCCTTCTCTTTCTCGGTCAAATGACTTGCGAAACCTAGTGCGCTTGTTTTGCTATAACTAATACTGTGCATGTTTGCCAATAAATATGTAATGTTACTGAAACTGCACAATGTAAATCAGTTGAAATCAGTCTAACACAACAATGTGAATCCATCCAGCGACGGTACTCACCTTCCCTTTTGTCCCCGCGACGTGAACCACCTTCAACTTCGCGATCGGCTCCTCCAGCTCCAATATCTAACAAGGCAATCAAATCCCAATCATAAACCACCATTAAACCAATAACCAACCGAAAACCCACCGCTCCCACACGAGCACGCGCGCACCTGCAGGTACTTGGCCATGAGCTCCCACTGGTCGCCACGGTTGCCGGTGTCCGCCCGCACCCTCTGCGTGATCAGCGACGAGAGGCACCCCAGCACCTCCTCGTACTCCGCCGACCCGGCCGCGACTCCTGCACCACACCTCCACACCCGAATCAatcccctcctccgcctccgcctccccctcccccacacCCATAACCCAGGTGCGTGGCAGAAGCTCGCGTCGCTGCGCTATTACGTACCTGGCTGCGCGacgccggccatggcggcaCGGGGGGTGAGGAGCTGGaacgggtggcgcggcggcggcggcggcgggcggaggggagggtgGAGGCCGGGGCTGAGCGCGAGCGGGTGGGGAGgggctccgccaccgccgcggtggtggtggtggtggtggtggtggtggtgctggagGAGGATGCTGCCGCGGCGGAGGTGCGCGGCGAGGCGCCGGGGCAGCATGGCGACGTcggcgaaggaggaggaggagggggcgtGTCGTgggctcgcgccgccgcccgcgcgcaTCGTTTTCGTTTGCCGAATCGTGTGATCCGCGTGGTTCCGTTTATCGTGGGGTGGGCCGAAACCGCTCCAAGCTATTGTCGTTGATAATCGTGATAACTATGTGAACgttatatgaatttaaatttaaaactttgaacAAAATCATAACGGTTTTGAAAGGAATATCGCACAGTAGGGCTAGATAATCACATGGTTTGTAGCAATTATCGTCCTAATTTCAGTAAAACCGATAATTGTGATATTTAAGACAACCGTGGTGGTTCTTTAATATCGGAAATCGTGGTTTTGTAACAAAACCATACTATCTATTGCGATTATCGTAATATACGTGATGATTATCGCGATATAtctctatgatttttttggatttttattccAAAACATTTTCAAACCTTTTGAattatcataatatttattaattcaaacCGATTTACCAATTCAAACTATGGTTTACCGTTATCGTGTCACCGTGATAAATCTAGTGATTATCGTGATGTCACAAATCTGACTGATCAGTGATCATTGATCCATTGCGTCTCCTCGCATTTATTTGTTTCGTTAAGATGGTGTGGTATACGGCgagaaatttaacaaaatgccACTCCATACGAGTGACTTTAACAAGATGTCATCATCTACCGagtacttataaaaataccacTCTCCATCTCAGATTATTAACAAATTGACACTCTTAGGTATTCAAAgggtattctttttttttcatccaaaatgATTTGTGAAAGACCGAAATACCCCTGCTCAATATAAACCCATGCACCCCCTTTCCAGGCACCGATTTCTACTCTGTCCAGCCACGAGGTGACGAGAGCCACCAcgcccagcaaaaaaaaaaaaaatcctctccTTTGTCCGGTCTGTCCAGGATAGCAGCACCCAGCAAAAAATGTAATCTCATGCAGCAGCATGCATTGAACTGATTTGCAAACACTAAAACAAAATCCTAGGCAGCACTCATCAtgtaataaatcatataataaatatcaacTTCATCTCAACTAACAAATACATCACATAATATTGCCTGGAAAGGGGCTGCATGGGTTTATATTGAGCATGAGCATTTAGGTCTTTTTACAAATcattttggatgaaaaaaaaaagaatacccTTCAAATACCCCAGAGTGGCATTTTGTTAACAATGTAAGATGAAGAgtggtatttttataagtactCGGTAGAGGGTGGTATTTTGTTAAAGCCACTCGTATGGAGTGtcattttgttaaatttttcgGTATACGGCAAGGAGGGAGACTATAGATTGAATCCTTATAGGAGGGTTCGACCTCACTTCTACTTGATAGAAGAGGGGGACAGTGACTACTGAGTCAATATAGTACttgtgattaaataattaaatatgttatacatatatgtatatgtatcaaaccacGGTTCAATCGTCCGATTCACGTCTAATCGTTCCTGGACACGCGTGGCAATTTTACAATTTGTCCCCTTGCCGTTCTTATAGGGCCAAACTACAAAATTGCCATCACGCCATCATCGCCCGTCCCCGGCTCCCTCCCCGCCGTCTATCACGTCATCTTTCTGCCCTTTAGGAGGACGGCGGGGAttagatttgtaaattttgaaaacgaaaatatagttttatgaattatttattaaataaaattagaaatttttttcaaaaaaatccaCCGCTGGCGGGGTTGTTGTTGGGCCTCTTCGCTTGCTTTCTGGGCTTTGTGGGCCACGAGGCAGCCTGGCCGGCCCGTTTCTGTCTCTTCAGCTTGTTGATTTGGTATCTGGCTTTCCTCTGGGCCTCTACCGGTGACGTTTAGTCCATAGGGCTACTTTGCAACTTAAAAGGTAGGAATATTAAAATTACTGCATTTTGATTGGAATGCAGTGTAAAACAAGAATTATCGTTTCAATAGACCGCAGGAAAACCACGATAATCAGATGAGAAAGATGTAGTCAAACGAACATTTTCGAGGAGTTGGAGCTCTCGCTAACTTCGCTCTAAAATATATACGCATTGTGCCATTCTCgggaattttataagattTACGAAAGTCCattcatttgttttaaaatggaATATAGGAAGATAGCGTAAGAGAGCTTGCGCTGTAGTATTAGAATAGATGagtcattaatttctttgtaaGATATATAGCATTAGCTTAGCGAAGACAGACAAGGAATGAAACATTCAAAGCGTATAGAATTCTATAATAACTTACATTTAGAAATTAACTGAAAATGCTAGCTAAAACAACTTGCATTCGAAACTGGGGAGAATAGAAACTACAGCTCTAACTCCATCAACTGTCCCACGTCAAGTTGGCACAACAGAGGTAGGATCCTTAGGGTTCTTATATACTATGGTTTGGTTAGAAACTACAGCTCTAACTCTGTTGTATAGAGTAGAACAACAGAGTGTATGGTTTGGTTAGAAAAATAACGGCAGTTCAGATGTCCTGTACAAATCATTTTCCCTTGAGATGCAACACGATTCAGTAACAGCAACCTGAAAGTCCTATCATCGATTACCCTGTTTCGCCgtcatattttcatttgcgTTTATGcctataagtcaaaatttaaatttgcaaccttaaatttaaaattgattttatgattttttatcatagtttatttcttagtcttgatttttagatcaataagaacatgtatataaaacttcTATTATAAACTActctttatttataatatatcatttcgcttatttttataataagccaaaagatggccAAGTTCATGTTCCTCGTGCAGTAACCACTGTGGTTATTATCATGCGTGAAGTGCGTGTAGGCATTAGTTTAATCTTATGGACGTATGTGCCATTCTGTTTTtatcttctgaaaaaaaatattatatgttttattaatcaGGCCAATAACTGCTTGCCGAGCATCTATGAACACACTGCTCACTGAATCACTGTTCTGGGTAAGGAATCCAAGATGGCACTCCCtcagaaccaaaaaaaaccattatttttaatcaatctTATGTATGTTCGTGCAAAAGTATAAAGACTGATGCATTTGTCTTGTATCTTTCAAATATCAAAGCATGTATTCTCTATTTTATCAAACACCAATGtaataattacttaaaaaatatagtcttTATGGGATAAAAATGTTAGAAAAACGACACGAACAAAACAAGagaagctaaaaataatttctctcTGGGAGGGAACAGATACGAGTACAATCATGCAGATATGACACTGCTGAAGCACAGGTTTTTAAAGATGCAGTGCGATTCTGCGGTGCAGCATGTATCTTCCTTTCGGTGACTGAGGAATGAAGACGACCATCTCATTCCAGTGCAAATGCAGGAGATAGCAGACAGCAGTTGGTGGCTCGGACTGTTCATGGAAAGAGccaaactaattgcataatttgGTTCTACTGTGTTCTTTGCCTGGAaagtacaaacaaattaatagaCAAGTGCAGGTTAGTCCGTCTAAATCTTGTGTATGTTCCTGTGTGAATTGGTTGGAAAGGACCTGCAGATTACTACTACCACTTGTAGACTAGCAATGCAGTTTAGGGCCCGTCTAGTtcacaattttcttttttcaaaaacaacaaatcgaatttttagatacataaatagaatattaaacatagataaaagaattaattacacaattagGGGGGAAATCATGAGAAATATCTTTTAAGTCCACTTAGTCCATAACTAGGTACAAGTGTTGCAGTAACccatatgtactaatgatggactaattaggctcaaaaggttcgtctcgtggtttccaggcaaGACATGAAagtcgttttttcattcgtgtccaaaaactccctccgacatccagtcaaacattcgacgtaacacccaaaaattttattttcgcgAACTCCTTGTTGTCTGAAATTTAAGGGCCAGGCCATGGTGAGAACACAAAGAACCTACCTATACTGAACAGTCATCAGTCGCCAGGTCAAGTTTTCAAAtggaaaatgaaaattaaaatggtatGACCGGCTCAGGTCGTTATGTTTATGCTGGGTATCTAGCATCTCACTTACCACATGTAGCAGTCAAGCATGTTAACACCATTGTTATTTGCATCATCATCGCCATCGATTACTGCAACATGCCTGGATATTTTTAAGGACTTGGCCTCCTTTTGTGCTGACCTGAAGGAAGACTTGGACTGCGAAAAAAACTTGCTTGTCTAAATACAGGGGTCCAAGAAATTAGGAGACCTTGACGTATACACTACTATGACCTCACTTTTAAAACCTTTCAGaaagttcttttttaaaaaagaaaaaaataacttttaagtCAGTCAAGTGCTGCTTTCCACGAGGAAATTTCCACTGGTTTTGGAGAAGCAACATCATCCTCTTCCACGCGTTTTTCCACCCAAATCAACTGGTTTTCATAGCTCCTAAACAAACCACGGTTCAAAATTGCAATATTCAGATAATCAGGTCCTCTTGACAACCATGAATCCTataggtttttttaaaaaaaatctctggtTCTTGAGGATACGCCTTCATGTTGGTTTAGAATTTCTTTTTGGATGATAAAACCTCAGATTTGCTATTTGTCGATcgcttgaaaatttttaatctatcaaTCAATTTTCGTGACTAACAGATTTGCTTCAAGATGTGTGATTGTCCACATGATACTTTGCTTGATTTTCTTGGTTACTGTTCGATTGCGATCCAATTTCTAACAAAATCGATTGGTGGATACAGTTTTTTCAAGTGATTGACCAATATGTGTCCCATGACCTGGTCTTTACTCTAACACAAACCACACAGCCAATTATTACATAGTTCGATgatatacatacataatagCTGCTTAAACCATGTGTTCGTCTGAAGAACAGAACAACTGAACAAGAACCGACGTGTTTCAGGTGAGCCGGTGATGAACCATACGAGCACTCAACACTGTCAGTCTCAGGCTCAGTCAGTCAGTCCTCTGCTTTCACAAGAGCAGCTATCGACCATCGCTTGCACAAAAACACTGTGATTTCGCCTTCTCACCGTGAGTTCAGACCTGACACCTTCTGGgcgactctctctctctctctctctctctctctctctctctctctctctcatttctCTGAAGATTTCGTGTGGTTTTGTTCAGGATGCCCGAGCGATTGGTTGATTCATTAATCGAGTGAGTAGTAGATAACTAATAAGTAGAGTAATTTGGTAGTGTGATTAAACTAGTGAGTTGGTGAGGTGTCAATCGGTGAGCTAGTGATGGCGAGTTGACGTCAGAAGGGGGTCGCCCACTCTGTGCCAGTGCAAAGCAAAGCATCTTTGCCTTTCTTTGCACATGTCTCTTTCGAAATCGTCCCACTTTAATCCCACGCTGCTGCAGTTGACACCATGGATTAAGCAGTGGAAGCTGGAGCTGGAAATGGCGCGAAATTACCAAGCCCCTTCTCCTGCAATTCTCAGGGAAAGCCAAAAAATTCAGACAAGAAACAAATCGATGTTTATTTCAGAGGAAGAAACAGTGCATAATTTGAACCGAAACATGTTGAGCTCGCCTAATTCTTGCTGGAAAACAATCACAGCCAAGACCCGACCACCTGGCGTGAAAAATTCAGTTTTGCAGGTTCAGACAAAATGTATTGAATGCAATTAATGGATTTAGCAGCTTGGCCGGGGGATCCATGGTGACCACGCAAATAACATGCTCCAATCTTCTTCAGATTCAGACAAGCAGAGGAAGGCCACAACCACCAACGCACTACGATATCACCAGCAGAGGCGCTACAGAATGTTTATCATGCTTTGTCATGGGCCTCATGGGGTCCTGACCTGAATTATGCAAGGATGGTTGTTAGGGTTCTTCTCATGGAGAGCCAAGCCTGATGAATGTTTCGCTGCAAGTTGCAACAGGAAATGGCAAATGCATGGGCTGACTCTTCTATCTTGCAGTTACAAAATTAGCTGAAGATTTTGTTTATGTGGCCACTTGCTCCGTGTTTCATATTTAGGAAGACGAAAGACTAGTCTTTCCGATTGAATACCAGTGAATTTCATATAACGGACTGTCTTGACTCTTGACCAAACTACCACGAACTACAATGTATTTTCAAGGAAATTTTGCATCTACTACGAGTATATACGTATGCAccatttcttaaatttttcaaaaactaaaaaaaaaaaactgcaattGAACGTGCTGTTTCCTCCCATCTGCTAGTGATAATTAATAAAGCCACGATGCAGCGTAAACTCGCgggaaagaagggaaaaaaaatccaaaaaccCGAAGCTTCGATCTGAGCCGTCCATCCGCAATCGAACGGCTCTCCCGGCGTGCTGTTTGAACCGGGGACGCGACCGCGCGAGACCAAGCGGCAAACAGTCTCACGCATGGAAAACGAAGAGGACGGCAAACCGGATGCATGCAGTGACCAGGACCAGCGAGGAAAGATGACGAGGAGGACATGCATGACGCTAGGCGCCACAGGATGAGCTGGTAGGAGTTAAGTCCtgtccccctccctccctccgggGCCCGGTGTATCCATTCATTATTAACATCAAACTTTACATGGCTTAGGGGCATTTCTGCCTAGCGTAGCATTGACTTTTCTCTGTCCATTTCggtaattttctttaataagcGTGGTAGATTCAGATAtaatttcttcattaatacaacaaaatgtattttcattacccatgcaatatttttttaaaattaaatggtAAGGGTTGACTCTAAATCGTTACCATGCGTAACAAtcacttttctctttctttcatgttatcatattttatcacgTGGCAATAAAGAGGGCGGCACAGCGGCAAGACGGCGGCCAGCAAACTTTGTCCAGAGTCTGGATCCCGGTCCCTCTCCCTTCCCGCTCTAGCCGGCGGCACACGCAGTGGGGGAGGCGGCTAGCGTGGGGTGGCGAGGCACCGATCCAGCGAGTAGGCGTAGGGCGGCTGGGCGGGGCGTAGGTTGACGAGCCGGCAGCGGGTGAGCGGGTCACCCAGTCGGGTCGAGTACGGGGATGGAATTTTACCCGTTTCTCTAATTAGGTCTTGGTTTGGGTATACTATTCGGGTGGCGGGTTCGGATCCGTTCCTGTCCAACCCGTCCCCGACCTGCCTCGTTGCTATCCCTAATTTTAGCCAGAGATATATCCCGGATGACTTGAGAAAGCACCCATAGGTCTTAACCCATTAACAAACTAGTgtttacctttatatatacTTCCAAATTCTGACGCTATGGAGATAATTGTTAGCGGTATATctacaaacaaaacagaataatacttttatatacgtgttcttatgaatatgaaaataaagactgaaaattaaactatgttaataaataaaaacaaaactctaaatttaagattgaaaaattcaaattttcatttctaagcatgagaggaagagaaaaaagagggtGCATCTTTTCGGACGCAAGACGATTTACCTACAAATTTAATGAGGCTTAAGAACATGCAGTGCTGCTAACATTTGTTCCTATCTCACACTAGCATGTTTTATGTaaccgataaaaaaaaactcatcgTTGGTGTGCATACTTATTGACTTGACCAGACGCAATTGTTCGCAACTTGCTTAGCAACTGCTCCCTGATCTCTACTTCTCcataattaacattttttaaaaaaaatcctccatAATTAACTCATCTCACACACACTCACCGAGCTCAGCTTTGCCGCGCTCGctcgtgtatatatacaccacACCAGTGTCATCTCCCTCTCACCACCTCGCCAAacttagcagcagcagcggcagcagcgagCACACGTGCATTGCCATCGatctcctcgccggcgaggcggcgacgtgTCGTGGCTGATCGGATCGTGCAGATGGCgggctcgacggcggcgatgaagTTCACGGTGAGGAGGAAGCCGGCGGAGCTGGTGGCAccggcgaggccgacgccgAGGGAGCTGAAGAAGCTGTCGGACATCGACGACCAGGACGGGCTGCGGTTCCACATCCCGGTGATACAGTTCTACCGGCGCAGCGCCGCCATGGGCGGGCGCGACCCGGCGGTGgtcgtccgcgccgccgtcgccagggcGCTCGTGCACTACTACCCGTTCGCCGGGAGGCTTCGGGAGCTCGAGGGGCGCAAGCTCGCCGTCGAGTGCACCGGCGAGGGCGTGCTGTTCGTCGAGGCGGACGCTGACGTGAGGCTCGACCACTTCGGCGACGCGCTGCAGCCGCCGTTCCCGTGCCTGGAGGAGCTCGTGTTCGACGTCCCCGGCTCGTCGGCGGTGCTCGggtcgccgctgctgctcttcCAGGTGACGCGGCTGGCGTGCGGCGGGTTCATCCTGGCCGTGAGGCTGCACCACACGATGGCGGACGCGCAGGGGCTCGTGCAGTTCCTCGGCGCGGTGGCCGAGCTGgcccgcggcgcggcggcgccgtcggtgCGGCCGGTGTGGGGCCGGGAGCTGCTCGAGGCGCGGAGCCCGCCGCGCCCCGGGTTCGCGCACCGGGAGTACGACGAGGTGCCGGACACGAAGGGCACCATCATCCCGCTCGACGACATGGCGCACCGCTCCTTCTTCTTCGGGCCCCGCGAGGTCGCCGCTGTGAGGTCACACCTCGCGCCGGGCATCCGGAAGCGCGCCACCACGTTCGAGGTGCTCACCGGCTGCCTGTGGAAGTGCCGCACGGTGGCACTGGcccccgacgccgacgaggtgaTGCGGATGATCTGCATCGTCAACGCGCGCGGCGGCAAGAGCGGCGCCGGCATCCCCGAGGGCTACTACGGCAACGCGTTCGCGttcccggtcgccgtcgccaccgccggcgacctgTGCGCCAACCCCGTCAGCTACGCCGTCGAGCTGGTGAAGGCGGCCAAGGGCGAGGTGAACGTGGAGTACATGCGCTCGGTGGCCGACCTCATGGTGCAGCGCGGCCGGCCGCACTTCACCGTGGTGCGCGCCTACCTCGTCTCCGACGTGACCAAGGCCGGCTTCGGCGACCTCGACTTCGGGTGGGGGAAGCCCGCGTACGGC
It encodes the following:
- the LOC102708373 gene encoding folylpolyglutamate synthase-like isoform X2, with the protein product MRAGGGASPRHAPSSSSFADVAMLPRRLAAHLRRGSILLQHHHHHHHHHHRGGGGAPPHPLALSPGLHPPLRPPPPPPRHPFQLLTPRAAMAGVAQPGVAAGSAEYEEVLGCLSSLITQRVRADTGNRGDQWELMAKYLQILELEEPIAKLKVVHVAGTKGKGSTCTFAESILRSCGFRTGLFTSPHLMNVRERFRLDGLDISEEKFVRYFWWCWNKLKDSTGGDIPMPAYFRFLALLAFKIFSDEKVDVAVLEVGLGGRYDATNVVKAPVVCGISSLGYDHMEILGNTLGEIAGEKAGILKKGVPAYTVPQPEEAMSVLKHRASELGVPLQVVQPLDPHQLGDQPLGLHGEHQYMNAGLAVALVNTWLQRQGHFNILHAKHSITLPDQFIKGLSSACLQGRAQIVPDPEMLSKDSSSLIFYLDGAHSPESMEICARWFSCVTKKDGEQPGSLDQPHFGSNSRKILLFNCMSVRDPQRLLPCLLATCAQNGLQFDHALFVPNQSQYNKLGSHASPPSERVQIDLSWQLSLQRVWEGLLHSNKGSNGANPSTASSVFESLPLAIKWLRETAQQNQSTSFQVLVTGSLHLVGDVLRLLKN
- the LOC102708373 gene encoding folylpolyglutamate synthase-like isoform X1, whose product is MAKYLQILELEEPIAKLKVVHVAGTKGKGSTCTFAESILRSCGFRTGLFTSPHLMNVRERFRLDGLDISEEKFVRYFWWCWNKLKDSTGGDIPMPAYFRFLALLAFKIFSDEKVDVAVLEVGLGGRYDATNVKAPVVCGISSLGYDHMEILGNTLGEIAGEKAGILKKGVPAYTVPQPEEAMSVLKHRASELGVPLQVVQPLDPHQLGDQPLGLHGEHQYMNAGLAVALVNTWLQRQGHFNILHAKHSITLPDQFIKGLSSACLQGRAQIVPDPEMLSKDSSSLIFYLDGAHSPESMEICARWFSCVTKKDGEQPGSLDQPHFGSNSRKILLFNCMSVRDPQRLLPCLLATCAQNGLQFDHALFVPNQSQYNKLGSHASPPSERVQIDLSWQLSLQRVWEGLLHSNKGSNGANPSTASSVFESLPLAIKWLRETAQQNQSTSFQVLVTGSLHLVGDVLRLLKN
- the LOC102708653 gene encoding benzyl alcohol O-benzoyltransferase, translated to MAGSTAAMKFTVRRKPAELVAPARPTPRELKKLSDIDDQDGLRFHIPVIQFYRRSAAMGGRDPAVVVRAAVARALVHYYPFAGRLRELEGRKLAVECTGEGVLFVEADADVRLDHFGDALQPPFPCLEELVFDVPGSSAVLGSPLLLFQVTRLACGGFILAVRLHHTMADAQGLVQFLGAVAELARGAAAPSVRPVWGRELLEARSPPRPGFAHREYDEVPDTKGTIIPLDDMAHRSFFFGPREVAAVRSHLAPGIRKRATTFEVLTGCLWKCRTVALAPDADEVMRMICIVNARGGKSGAGIPEGYYGNAFAFPVAVATAGDLCANPVSYAVELVKAAKGEVNVEYMRSVADLMVQRGRPHFTVVRAYLVSDVTKAGFGDLDFGWGKPAYGGPAKGGVGAIPGVASFLIPFKNAKGEDGIVVPMCLPGPAMDKFVEEMDKLTRPAVDVATTAPAPRQHPDMFAMIKSAL